Within Vannielia litorea, the genomic segment GCCTCGAGGTTGAACGGCGAGCCGCCGGGGATGATCTCGATGAAGTTTCCGCCCAGCAGCCCCTCGGAGGAGATTGCCGCCGAACTGTCTTCCGGCAGGTTGATCCCGTCGGAGATCGAAAAGGTCGCCTCGGCCCGAAATGTCTCGGCGTTCAGGTCGAGCCCGCGCACCGAGCCGATCTTGACACCGGCGAGCCGCACATCGGTGCCAACCGAAATGCCCTCGGCCGACCGGAAGCTGGCAACCAGCGGATAGCTCCCGCCGCCGCTGCCACCGCCGTCGGTCAGGCCCGACGCATACCACAGGAACCCCGCAGCCGCGGCGAGCACGCAGGCACCGACAATCGCTTCCGTCGTGTTTTCCGACATTGCCCCCTCCTGGCCCCTACTCGGGGCTCCAGGCCTCGTAATCCTGCCGTTCGGCAGGCCGGGCGCGCCGGATGGAGCCGACGGGCGCATAGGCCATCGCAGTGCCGGTCATGTTCTCGACATGCGGCTTTTCCCACGGCTTGTGCAGCAGCGGCCGGTCGGTCGGCGGCTCCTTGAAGGTCTTGTGCAGCCAGCCGTGCCAATCGGGGCTGATCCGCGAGGCCTCGACTTCGCCGTTGAAGATCACCCAGCGCCTGCTGTCATCGGCGTTGCGGTAAAACACGTTGCCGGCCTCGTCTTCGCCCACCCTGGTGCCCTTGCGCCATGTGAACAGCTGGGTGCCCAGAGTGGAGCCGTTCCACCATGTGACGGCCCGCAGGAGAGTGTTCAGTATACCCATCGGCTCGGCTCCTCTTGGTCTCGCCTGATATGCATCAGTGGCGCGGAAAGGTCTAGAGTTTCGAGGAAATCACACCCGTATTGACCCCGCCCATGCGGAGTTCGCCGAAGAGGCGCTGATACTCCATCTTGGGGCAGAGGTTCTGGATGACGGTCACAGCCCGAGCCTCGGCCATGGCAGCCGCCTCGGCGTTCTCGACGCCGATTTGCATCCAGACGGTCTTGAGCGAGGGAAAGGCCGCAAGCGCCTGCTCCACCACGGGCGGCACATGCTCGGACCGCCGGAAGATATCGACCATGTCGACAGAAGCGTCGATCGAGGCGAGGTCAGGCATGACGGTCTCACCGAACAGCACCTTGCCCGCATGACCGGGGTTGACCGGAATCACCCTGAAGCCCTTCAGGGCAAGATAGCGGGCAACGTAGTAGCTTGGCCGCACCTCGTTCATCGACACGCCGACGCAGGCAATCACCTTGGTTTCGATCAGGATTCGGCGCAGCAGGTTGTCTGGATAATTCACTGGCGCCCCTTTCGGAAGAAAAAGGCGCTCGAGCCGTGCGGCCCGAGCGCCAGTCGCGGAACGAGGGACAGTGAAGTGAAACGCTGGTGTTCCGAACCAGCGCTCATGCTCTTCGAGGTAGTCACGTGGAAACACTTTCCAAGAGGATGTAATAAACCTGTGAACGCGAGGTTAACGCAAGGTGATCGGAGAGCAATATTTTCCGGCGGCACCAGATGGCCCTCCCTGCCTTACTTCCCGAGCGGCTTCGGCCAGGTCGCATCGGCGGCCGCCACGAAACCGCGGATGTCCTTCTCCCAGATGCCCCGCACCCGTTGGGAGTAGTTGAGGTAGAGCTTGCCGTCATGGACCGTGAAGGCCGCAGGGTCAGTCGGCGCGACATAGCCCTGGGATGCCGCGTAGGCGCAATATCCGCCATACTGCGGTGCGTACTTCTGCGGATTGCGCTCGAAGGCCTCCCGGTTGGCTGCACTGGCAAACCGCCAGGTCGCGCCCATCCACATCACCTGATGTGCATTCGTGCCTTCCACCGGCCTGCCTTCCGTGAAGTAGGCCACCGGATCGTAGCCCTGAATTGCAAGGTCCGAGACCTCGAAAACCGGCGGCTCGTCGGCGCTGACGGGCAGGGCCAGCGCGGCAAGAGCCGTGGCGAGCAAGAGGCGGCGGGTCAGCATTTTCATCCTCCTTGGGTTCGCACAAGAATGAAGCGGCCACCCGGCCCTTGGCCAGCCTCTTCGCGGAAAGGTGAAATCATGAAAGTTTTCGCGCCGCGGCGTAGAGCGACACGGCGGCCGCATTCGACACGTTGAGCGAGCCGAACTCGCCCGCGAAAGGAATCCGCACCAACCTGTCGCAGGTCTCTCGGGTCCGCTCCCTCAGTCCGGGGCCCTCGGCCCCGAGCACGAGGGCAATGGCAGCGCCTCCCGGCAGCTCTGCAAGGGCGGCTTCGAGCGTGATCTCGGCCTCTCCTGCAAGCCCAAGCAAGGTGTAACCCGCCGCGCGCAGCTCCTCCATCGCGTCGGCCAGGTTGCGAACGCGGAGGTAAGGCTGGCGTTCCAACGCACCCGAGGCGGTCTTGGCCAGGGCCCCTGTCTCGGGCGCAGAGTGGCGCGAGGGCCCCACGACCGCACGTGCGCCGAAGACCTCGGCGGAGCGGAGGATGGCCCCTACGTTGTGCGGATCGGTCACCCGATCGAGCAGCACGACGAGCGGCAAGCCTTCGCCGCCGATGGCCCGGCTTTCCACGCTGCCCCAATCGAGCGGCTTCACTTCGAGCGCCGCTCCCTGATGCACCGAGCCCGGATCGAGTGGCACCGGAAACTTGCGCGGGTCGGCAATTTCGGGCTCGATGCCGGCCGCCTTCCAGCATGGCTCGCCCAGGCGGTCGGCGGCATTGCGGGTCAGCACCAGCCGCAGCTTCTCGCGTGCCGGGTTGGCGAGCGCGTCGCGCACCGCGTGCAGCCCGAAGAGCCAAAGCGTCTCCGCCGCACTGGCGCGTTTTGCACGTTCCTTGTCTACCACCCAGGCCGGTTTCTTTGCCACGTCATGCCCCTTCCATTTGCCGCTTCCCTCCATGGTCGCGTGGGAAGGAAATCTCAAGGTTTTTCGCCTTGACGGGCAGGGGCGGGCTTTGTATTCCGCTCCGGCGTCGGGCGACGAGCTGCAAGGTGCGGCAGCGGACTGTAACTCCGCCGGGGAGACCCATGCCTGGTTCGATTCCAGGGTCGCCCACCACTCCCCCTCCCCTTTAGACAAGACAGCGCGGTGGCATGACGGCCTAGTTCGCCCAGGCGCGCGCGCCCGTGGTGATGAGCGACGGCGTGATCTGCCGCACCACGCGGTTCCACCTCGTGACCGGCTGCTCCGCCACGAAGATCACGTCATCCGGGCGCAGTTCGAACTTGGCCGCCAGGGTGAAGTTCGCGGCATTGCGCCCGTCGAGGTGCCACGCCGTGACCGCACCGAACTCGCGGGGATCGTCTGAGGCGCGCAGCACGTAGATCTCCCGCACGTTCCCGGTTTCAAGCGGGATGCCCCCGGCCCCCTCGAAGAGCGCGTCGGCCAGGCTCGCCTGCCGCCCGAGCGGGAGCGGAAAGCGCGCCTGTCTTTCGACTTCGCCGGTCAGGTAGACATAATCTCGATCCACCGCGTCGAACTCGACCTGTGCCCGGTAGTTCTGCCGCGCTTCATTCAGCGCGTCACGACGGATGGCAATTTCCGTCGACAGCTCCGACAGCGCATCACGCCGCTGCTGGCTCCGAAAACCGGCCAACGTGATCTGCTGTTCGAAGTAGGACTGGGCCTGGTCAAGCTCGTATTCGGTATCGACGAAGATAGAGTCGCCGTCGATCAGCCGAATGCGCTTCAGCCCGGAGCGGGCGTAGAATTCGCGCAGCGGGATCTGGTAGAGCGCCCCCTCGCGGTAGATCCGGATCGAGGCATAGTCCAGGTCTTTCGCGGTCACTCCACCGGCCGCGGCGAGGGCCTGATCCAGGTAAAGCGGCGTCAGCCGGATCGACGCCACCGCGGGGTTTGAAACCGCCCCGCCGACCGACACCTTCTGCGAGTTGAACTCGGCGATCTCCAGCGAGAAGGTCGGATCTATCTGGGATTGGACCATGCGTTGGAACAGCTCGGCTTCCGCCTCCTCGACGGTCATGCCCGCGATGCGCACGCGACCGACGCTGGGAATGTTCACCGACCCGTCATCCTGCACCGTATACCCTTGCCGCGCATTCTGCGCCGCCAGCAGGCCCGATAGCTCCTCCACCGTGCCGCCGGCCTTGGGGGTTGCGAGGAGGATCACATCGCCCACGCCGATGGCATAGGGCCCGGGGTCGGCCTGCGGCGGGAGCCGGGTTTCGAGGCTGGACGGGGGCGAGGTCTGCTCGAAGACGGGATCCGGCAATGCACCGGAGCTCCGCAGGCCTCCACCGGCGCCCGCTCCGGTCGAAAAGATCGCCGGAAGGGTCCTGGGATCATACTGCGAGCGGTTTGCCAGCAGTGTCGTCTCGGCGTTTACCGGAACCACACGCACCCGAGTGCCGTCCGTGAGGCCACCGCGCACCTTGGGGCTCTGGTACGCCGTCCCGCAGGCCGCAAGCACCACACACAATCCGATCATTCCGAAACGCCGCATATTCTTCCCTGACCTGCTTTTGTTCACTGGCTCTCTTCGACCACCACACGCATCACCACCATCCCGGCAAAATCGCCCGCCCACTGGCGGGATTGCACGACCTGGCCGGAGGGCCGGGCGACCCAGTAGAGATTCTCGAAACTCTGATCGAGGCTCCGGCACTCCTCTGCGACCAAGGTCGTGGCCACGGTGCGCAGCGCGCCCGAGCGGGTGCCGACCTGGATGCTGCGCGGCCCACGTTCGCCCAGGAGGCAGAGATACGTTCGGGTGATCGCCTTGTTCTCGCCGTTCAGAAACGTGTGAAACCGCTTCACCGTCCCGGTTTGCCCTGCACCAAGGAGGGCGAGTGTGTCCGATACATCCGAGCCGGACATGTCGCCGCCCAAGCCGGCGGTCCCGACCAGAACACCGCGTCGCAACTTCAACGCGATCCCGTCGGAGCTGAGATAGGTGTCCACACCGCCCCGGCTCACCTCTCTGAGCACGATCGTCGTCGCGTCGGTCTTTTCGACCGCCACCTGGAGCGCCGGCGCACCGGCCTGCAGGAGCTGAGCGTAACGGCCTTGGGCCTTGCTCCGCACATCTCTCGGCTGAGGCGCACCCACGCCGCCGACCGAACCGGAAGCGCATCCCAGGAGGCCGCAGCAGGCCAGA encodes:
- the mlaD gene encoding outer membrane lipid asymmetry maintenance protein MlaD; protein product: MSENTTEAIVGACVLAAAAGFLWYASGLTDGGGSGGGSYPLVASFRSAEGISVGTDVRLAGVKIGSVRGLDLNAETFRAEATFSISDGINLPEDSSAAISSEGLLGGNFIEIIPGGSPFNLEAGGEIEDTQGAVSLIGLLSKFVSGADE
- a CDS encoding YHS domain-containing (seleno)protein; the protein is MLTRRLLLATALAALALPVSADEPPVFEVSDLAIQGYDPVAYFTEGRPVEGTNAHQVMWMGATWRFASAANREAFERNPQKYAPQYGGYCAYAASQGYVAPTDPAAFTVHDGKLYLNYSQRVRGIWEKDIRGFVAAADATWPKPLGK
- a CDS encoding polysaccharide biosynthesis/export family protein, which encodes MRRFGMIGLCVVLAACGTAYQSPKVRGGLTDGTRVRVVPVNAETTLLANRSQYDPRTLPAIFSTGAGAGGGLRSSGALPDPVFEQTSPPSSLETRLPPQADPGPYAIGVGDVILLATPKAGGTVEELSGLLAAQNARQGYTVQDDGSVNIPSVGRVRIAGMTVEEAEAELFQRMVQSQIDPTFSLEIAEFNSQKVSVGGAVSNPAVASIRLTPLYLDQALAAAGGVTAKDLDYASIRIYREGALYQIPLREFYARSGLKRIRLIDGDSIFVDTEYELDQAQSYFEQQITLAGFRSQQRRDALSELSTEIAIRRDALNEARQNYRAQVEFDAVDRDYVYLTGEVERQARFPLPLGRQASLADALFEGAGGIPLETGNVREIYVLRASDDPREFGAVTAWHLDGRNAANFTLAAKFELRPDDVIFVAEQPVTRWNRVVRQITPSLITTGARAWAN
- a CDS encoding CoA-binding protein, giving the protein MNYPDNLLRRILIETKVIACVGVSMNEVRPSYYVARYLALKGFRVIPVNPGHAGKVLFGETVMPDLASIDASVDMVDIFRRSEHVPPVVEQALAAFPSLKTVWMQIGVENAEAAAMAEARAVTVIQNLCPKMEYQRLFGELRMGGVNTGVISSKL
- a CDS encoding YjbF family lipoprotein: MIRGGRKEVTATCAASVWRSPALRGVAALACCGLLGCASGSVGGVGAPQPRDVRSKAQGRYAQLLQAGAPALQVAVEKTDATTIVLREVSRGGVDTYLSSDGIALKLRRGVLVGTAGLGGDMSGSDVSDTLALLGAGQTGTVKRFHTFLNGENKAITRTYLCLLGERGPRSIQVGTRSGALRTVATTLVAEECRSLDQSFENLYWVARPSGQVVQSRQWAGDFAGMVVMRVVVEESQ
- the rlmB gene encoding 23S rRNA (guanosine(2251)-2'-O)-methyltransferase RlmB, whose translation is MEGSGKWKGHDVAKKPAWVVDKERAKRASAAETLWLFGLHAVRDALANPAREKLRLVLTRNAADRLGEPCWKAAGIEPEIADPRKFPVPLDPGSVHQGAALEVKPLDWGSVESRAIGGEGLPLVVLLDRVTDPHNVGAILRSAEVFGARAVVGPSRHSAPETGALAKTASGALERQPYLRVRNLADAMEELRAAGYTLLGLAGEAEITLEAALAELPGGAAIALVLGAEGPGLRERTRETCDRLVRIPFAGEFGSLNVSNAAAVSLYAAARKLS
- a CDS encoding NADH:ubiquinone oxidoreductase subunit NDUFA12, encoding MGILNTLLRAVTWWNGSTLGTQLFTWRKGTRVGEDEAGNVFYRNADDSRRWVIFNGEVEASRISPDWHGWLHKTFKEPPTDRPLLHKPWEKPHVENMTGTAMAYAPVGSIRRARPAERQDYEAWSPE